A single Pedobacter sp. PACM 27299 DNA region contains:
- a CDS encoding NAD(P)H-dependent glycerol-3-phosphate dehydrogenase, giving the protein MIPKVAMIGGGSWATAIVKMLSDNETPKEIYWWMRNEIAIDHLQKYKHNPNYLSSVEIRLPDTHISSNIVRIIQQSDYIILNVPAAFLKETLKEVTPELLKGKKIISAIKGIVPDENQIIGEFLQQKYQVPLKDIVVISGPCHAEEVALEKLSYLTIASLDEEFAGVFAGFLRNRYIKTNVSDDIFGTEYAAVLKNIYAVASGICHGVGYGDNFQAVLISNAIREIKRFVDVVHPIDRDIKESAYLGDLLVTAYSQFSRNRTFGNMVGKGYTVKSAQLEMNMVAEGYYAVKCMHHINLKYKVDMPISRAVYAILYEQHAPQQEMQLLTEQLN; this is encoded by the coding sequence ATGATACCTAAAGTTGCAATGATTGGTGGGGGTAGTTGGGCTACTGCTATTGTAAAAATGCTTTCAGACAATGAAACACCAAAAGAAATCTATTGGTGGATGCGCAATGAAATCGCCATCGATCACCTTCAAAAATACAAACACAATCCAAATTACCTGAGTTCTGTAGAAATCAGGCTTCCTGATACCCATATCTCCAGTAACATCGTGCGTATCATTCAGCAGTCGGATTACATCATTTTAAATGTTCCTGCTGCGTTTTTAAAAGAAACGCTGAAAGAAGTCACACCGGAACTGTTAAAGGGCAAGAAAATCATCTCCGCCATCAAAGGGATCGTCCCGGATGAAAACCAGATTATCGGCGAATTCCTGCAGCAAAAATACCAGGTACCCCTGAAAGACATTGTGGTGATTAGTGGCCCATGTCATGCAGAAGAAGTGGCACTGGAAAAACTATCTTACCTTACTATTGCCTCTTTAGACGAGGAGTTTGCCGGAGTTTTTGCCGGATTTCTCCGCAACAGATACATTAAAACCAATGTTTCCGACGATATTTTCGGAACGGAATACGCTGCGGTATTGAAAAATATTTATGCTGTAGCCAGTGGAATATGCCATGGTGTAGGCTATGGTGATAATTTCCAGGCCGTATTGATCTCCAATGCCATTCGTGAGATCAAAAGATTTGTGGATGTCGTACACCCCATAGACCGAGACATTAAAGAGTCTGCCTATCTGGGAGATTTACTCGTGACTGCTTATTCTCAGTTTAGCAGGAACCGTACTTTTGGAAACATGGTAGGGAAGGGTTATACCGTGAAATCAGCACAGCTGGAAATGAATATGGTGGCCGAAGGCTATTATGCGGTAAAATGTATGCACCACATCAACCTGAAGTATAAGGTTGATATGCCCATCAGCAGAGCTGTATACGCGATTCTTTATGAACAGCATGCACCACAGCAGGAAATGCAGCTGCTCACCGAACAGCTCAATTAA
- a CDS encoding DUF4293 domain-containing protein, which translates to MIQRVQSIWLLLAGLTILLLLFVPIVSSQSNGSEYWILATGLYQKTNGVAGKIEYFKPLFMNTVAVSMLCLATIFTFKNRVGQKRLIIFAMVSTLFLGFWVYDAAQNMPGGIASVKLGIGAFLPLISLIFCALAIRGIRKDEQLLKSADRLR; encoded by the coding sequence ATGATACAAAGAGTACAATCAATTTGGCTGCTATTGGCGGGCCTGACTATATTACTTTTATTATTTGTTCCGATTGTGAGCAGCCAGTCTAATGGCTCAGAATATTGGATTCTTGCCACAGGTTTATACCAGAAAACGAATGGTGTTGCGGGAAAAATCGAGTACTTCAAGCCGTTATTCATGAACACGGTAGCGGTAAGTATGCTGTGTTTGGCTACGATTTTCACATTTAAAAATCGAGTCGGACAAAAACGTTTAATTATTTTTGCGATGGTTTCTACACTTTTTTTGGGCTTTTGGGTCTATGATGCGGCACAAAATATGCCTGGTGGAATCGCTTCAGTAAAGCTAGGTATTGGCGCTTTCTTACCCCTTATCAGCCTAATATTTTGCGCATTAGCGATCCGGGGAATCCGAAAAGACGAGCAATTATTGAAGTCGGCAGATAGGCTCCGATAA
- the truA gene encoding tRNA pseudouridine(38-40) synthase TruA, whose translation MKPNIQRYFVELSYNGTAYHGWQIQPNAVTVQECLDKALSVYFRQPVASLGCGRTDAGVHATQFFAHFDLEILPEKPVEVARSIAGINSLLPYQIAVKRVFPVADDAHARFHATQRAYNYYLHFHKDPFKLDRSWLFKGDLDVPAMNDAAKLILEHTDFSCFSKSNTQTFTNNCKVTAAYFEEIEGGLKFTISADRFLRNMVRAVVGTLIRVGKKEITKNDFQEIMEQKNRSNAGQSVPACGLYLVSVVYPYVTY comes from the coding sequence TTGAAACCGAACATACAACGATATTTTGTGGAATTGTCCTATAACGGGACGGCTTACCACGGCTGGCAAATTCAGCCGAATGCAGTCACCGTACAGGAGTGCCTGGACAAAGCTTTGTCCGTTTATTTCCGTCAGCCAGTAGCTTCTTTAGGTTGCGGACGTACCGATGCAGGAGTTCATGCGACCCAGTTTTTTGCGCATTTCGACCTGGAAATCCTACCGGAGAAGCCAGTTGAGGTGGCACGATCCATTGCCGGAATCAATTCCCTGTTGCCTTACCAGATTGCAGTGAAAAGAGTTTTTCCGGTCGCAGATGATGCACATGCCCGTTTTCATGCCACGCAAAGAGCTTATAATTATTACCTCCATTTTCATAAAGATCCTTTTAAACTGGATCGCTCCTGGTTGTTTAAAGGAGATTTGGATGTGCCGGCCATGAATGACGCCGCAAAGCTGATACTGGAACATACTGATTTTTCCTGCTTCAGTAAATCAAATACGCAAACTTTTACCAATAACTGTAAAGTGACAGCCGCTTATTTTGAAGAAATAGAAGGCGGATTGAAATTTACGATTTCCGCAGACCGTTTTCTGAGGAATATGGTGCGTGCAGTTGTGGGTACCTTAATCCGTGTGGGTAAAAAGGAAATCACTAAAAATGATTTTCAGGAGATTATGGAGCAAAAAAACAGAAGTAATGCCGGACAATCAGTTCCTGCTTGCGGACTCTATTTAGTAAGTGTTGTTTATCCTTATGTAACCTATTGA
- a CDS encoding efflux RND transporter periplasmic adaptor subunit, whose product MKLKPILITLGILIAVVVTLKLTGVIGGEKIEKVTIEKAAERVVTETVTASGKVQPETEVKLSSEVSGEVTELLVKEGDVVKKGQLLIKVRPDVLKSGYDRAVASYSSQRASVASALQVMKQNEGNFVNAEATYKRNVELFNKKVISASEFDAAKAAYLTAKTNLARSKEDYTAAKFQLEQSGANVQEANANLAKATIYAPVNGVISKLSVELGDRILGTAQMAGTEIMRISNLTTMEVNVDVNENDINRVNVGDSAKIEVDAFADKKFKGIVTEIASSSKDIGSTTTSVDQVTNFVVKIRILADSYEGVKGGAKDLPSPFRPGLSATVDIMSQSEKGLAIPIQSVFTESKKADDKPQGDDQNADKQKTKLTDKTVKQFVYIFNAGTVKKVEVTTGIQDDQYIIIKSGVKAGQEVVSGPYSAIQNKLKDGMKVEKTTKDQLFVNPDKK is encoded by the coding sequence ATGAAACTAAAACCGATACTCATTACACTAGGCATTCTCATTGCTGTAGTCGTTACTTTAAAGCTTACGGGCGTTATTGGTGGTGAGAAGATTGAAAAAGTGACGATTGAAAAAGCTGCGGAACGTGTCGTAACAGAAACGGTAACTGCCAGTGGAAAAGTGCAGCCTGAAACCGAAGTGAAATTAAGTTCTGAGGTTTCCGGTGAGGTGACGGAACTTTTAGTAAAAGAAGGCGATGTGGTTAAAAAAGGCCAGCTGCTGATTAAAGTTCGTCCGGATGTATTGAAATCGGGTTATGACAGAGCCGTAGCCTCTTACAGCTCACAAAGAGCAAGTGTGGCTTCTGCCTTACAGGTGATGAAACAAAACGAAGGTAATTTTGTGAATGCAGAAGCGACTTACAAACGTAATGTAGAACTGTTCAATAAGAAAGTGATTTCTGCTTCGGAGTTTGATGCCGCTAAAGCAGCTTATCTGACCGCAAAAACAAACCTTGCCAGATCTAAAGAAGATTATACAGCGGCTAAATTCCAATTGGAGCAATCCGGAGCAAATGTTCAGGAAGCGAATGCGAACTTAGCAAAAGCAACAATTTACGCTCCAGTGAATGGGGTGATCTCTAAACTATCTGTAGAATTAGGTGACCGTATTTTAGGTACTGCACAGATGGCAGGAACGGAAATCATGAGGATCTCTAACCTGACTACAATGGAAGTAAACGTGGATGTAAATGAGAATGACATCAACAGGGTAAACGTTGGCGACAGTGCTAAAATCGAAGTAGATGCTTTTGCAGATAAAAAATTCAAAGGGATAGTGACAGAAATTGCGAGTTCTTCTAAAGACATTGGTTCTACAACCACTTCTGTGGATCAAGTGACCAATTTCGTAGTGAAAATCAGGATTCTGGCAGATTCATATGAAGGCGTTAAAGGTGGCGCTAAAGACCTTCCTTCTCCATTCAGACCAGGTTTGTCGGCAACGGTAGACATCATGAGTCAGTCGGAAAAAGGCCTGGCCATTCCAATCCAATCGGTATTTACAGAAAGTAAAAAAGCGGATGATAAGCCACAAGGTGATGACCAGAATGCAGACAAGCAAAAAACGAAACTAACCGATAAAACGGTGAAACAATTCGTCTATATTTTTAATGCCGGAACAGTTAAAAAAGTAGAAGTAACTACTGGCATTCAGGACGATCAGTATATCATTATTAAAAGTGGTGTGAAAGCCGGACAAGAAGTAGTATCGGGTCCATACTCCGCCATTCAGAATAAATTGAAAGATGGAATGAAAGTAGAGAAAACTACTAAAGATCAATTGTTTGTCAACCCAGACAAAAAGTAA
- a CDS encoding polysaccharide deacetylase family protein translates to MYLVKSPLLLKWYYPSLVWHKTRAQRVIYLTFDDGPIPDVTDFALKTLKSFNAKATFFCIGDNIQKHPAIFDQLKADGHAIGNHTFNHLKGWKTADKTYLENFRACQQLTNTNLFRPPYGRIKKSQIAGLRAEFPELQIVMWDVLSGDFDVQLAPEKCYENVIRHTRNGAIIVFHDSLKAFDRLKYTLPRALQYFSDQGYQFATL, encoded by the coding sequence ATGTATCTGGTTAAATCTCCGTTATTATTGAAATGGTATTACCCATCTCTGGTTTGGCACAAAACCCGAGCTCAACGCGTCATTTATTTAACCTTTGACGACGGACCTATACCGGATGTTACAGACTTTGCACTAAAAACATTAAAAAGCTTTAATGCGAAAGCCACCTTTTTTTGTATTGGCGATAATATTCAAAAGCACCCTGCGATCTTCGACCAGTTGAAAGCGGATGGGCATGCGATCGGCAATCATACCTTTAACCACTTAAAGGGCTGGAAAACGGCTGATAAAACCTACCTTGAAAACTTCAGGGCTTGTCAGCAGCTCACCAATACCAATTTATTTCGCCCGCCTTATGGCAGGATTAAAAAGTCACAGATTGCTGGCCTTCGGGCGGAGTTCCCTGAGCTTCAGATCGTGATGTGGGATGTGCTGAGCGGCGATTTCGACGTACAGCTTGCCCCTGAAAAATGTTATGAGAATGTGATCAGACATACCCGCAACGGCGCCATTATTGTTTTTCATGATAGTCTGAAGGCTTTCGACCGGTTAAAATACACTTTACCTCGTGCTTTACAATATTTCAGCGATCAGGGCTATCAGTTTGCCACCTTATAA
- a CDS encoding ABC transporter ATP-binding protein has translation MSKISGDALNVGLLKRVFQYVKPYRTIFIWAIVLTILLALIAPARPFLIQYTLDHYIMKGEYSGLFNMTILMLLLLVVQAGIQFSQTLLTNTLGQSAIRDLRINVFNHITKLRLKYFDNTPIGQLITRTVSDLETIAEIFSEGLIVIIGDILMVIVIIGVMIYRDWALTFVVLLPMPLLMIATSVFQKAIKSAFQEIRTEVSNLNTYLQEHISGVSIIQYFAREQQEYKKFVQINARYRDANIRSNWYYSIFFPVVEIISAMSLGLLVWYGSKSILAKPMDVTPGTIAEFILYISMLFRPIRELADKFNTLQMGMVGAERVFKVLDTDEHTEDKGTYAPAKMAGSITFDQVWFAYIDENYVLKNISFEVQAGKTIALVGATGAGKSSTINILNRFYEIQKGEIKIDGVPIQDYKLDFLRKSIATVLQDVFLFSDTIFNNITLNNPEIGMEEVVDAAKKVGAHDFIERLPGGYQYNVMERGATLSAGQAQLISFIRALVYNPSILVLDEATSSVDTETEMLIQRAIENLMKGRTSIVIAHRLSTIQKADQILVLDKGEIKEMGTHQELLKLDGYYKRLYDLQFNSGGIVSA, from the coding sequence ATGTCTAAAATAAGTGGTGATGCGTTAAATGTTGGCCTGTTGAAAAGAGTTTTTCAATACGTAAAACCTTACCGTACTATCTTTATATGGGCAATCGTATTGACGATATTGCTGGCCTTAATTGCGCCTGCAAGACCTTTCTTGATTCAATATACACTGGATCATTATATCATGAAAGGGGAGTACAGCGGATTGTTCAACATGACCATCCTGATGCTGCTGCTGCTGGTAGTTCAAGCAGGAATTCAATTTAGCCAAACCCTGCTGACTAATACCCTCGGGCAATCAGCCATTCGTGACCTCAGGATCAATGTGTTCAATCACATCACCAAACTACGCTTAAAATATTTCGACAATACGCCAATCGGACAATTGATCACCCGCACCGTTTCCGATCTGGAAACCATTGCAGAGATCTTTTCCGAAGGACTAATTGTCATCATCGGAGATATTCTGATGGTGATTGTCATCATTGGCGTCATGATTTACAGAGACTGGGCTTTAACTTTTGTGGTATTGCTGCCCATGCCTTTGCTCATGATTGCAACTTCTGTTTTTCAAAAAGCGATCAAATCTGCCTTTCAGGAAATCAGAACTGAAGTTTCTAACCTGAATACGTATCTGCAGGAGCACATTTCCGGTGTTTCTATCATCCAGTATTTTGCCAGAGAACAACAGGAATATAAAAAGTTTGTCCAAATCAATGCCCGTTACCGCGACGCCAATATCCGCTCTAACTGGTATTATTCTATATTTTTTCCGGTAGTAGAGATCATTTCTGCAATGTCTTTGGGCTTACTGGTTTGGTATGGCTCTAAAAGCATCCTGGCTAAGCCAATGGATGTGACACCCGGAACCATTGCCGAGTTCATCCTGTACATTAGTATGCTGTTTCGTCCGATCAGGGAACTTGCTGATAAGTTCAATACCCTGCAAATGGGGATGGTTGGTGCTGAAAGGGTATTTAAAGTATTGGATACCGATGAACATACTGAGGATAAAGGTACTTATGCACCTGCAAAAATGGCTGGTTCTATTACTTTCGATCAGGTATGGTTCGCCTATATTGATGAAAATTATGTATTGAAAAATATCTCTTTTGAGGTGCAGGCAGGTAAAACCATTGCCCTGGTAGGCGCTACCGGTGCCGGTAAATCTTCTACCATTAATATTCTGAACAGGTTCTATGAAATTCAGAAAGGAGAGATTAAAATTGATGGGGTGCCGATTCAGGATTATAAACTGGATTTTCTTAGAAAAAGCATTGCGACAGTACTGCAGGATGTGTTCCTGTTTTCGGATACTATATTTAACAACATTACCCTGAACAATCCGGAAATTGGAATGGAAGAAGTAGTGGATGCAGCTAAAAAGGTAGGAGCTCATGATTTCATAGAGCGATTGCCGGGCGGTTATCAATATAATGTGATGGAACGCGGTGCTACGCTTTCTGCCGGACAAGCACAGCTGATTTCATTTATCCGCGCATTGGTGTATAATCCATCTATTTTAGTGCTGGATGAAGCCACATCATCGGTCGATACGGAAACAGAAATGCTGATCCAGCGGGCCATTGAAAACCTGATGAAAGGAAGAACTTCTATCGTAATCGCGCACCGCTTGTCTACCATTCAGAAAGCAGACCAGATTCTGGTGCTGGATAAAGGGGAGATTAAGGAAATGGGAACGCACCAGGAATTGTTGAAACTGGATGGCTACTATAAGCGATTATATGATCTTCAATTCAATTCTGGCGGAATAGTATCAGCCTAA
- a CDS encoding TolC family protein, with product MRKFTSFNALPKLSLVLSLALITGSVQRSNAQEVITIQDAIDKTLNNNLQVKQSKFSESLSDENLKQSKNALLPTLNSNSSYNINFGRSVDPSTNAFNSSKFSSLNAGLSAGVNVFQGFQKVNQIKQNMLLLSADKTNTEKIKNDLVLQVVTSYLQILYNKDLLKAAKEQQAVAKSQLDREQQLLDVGNKTLADLSQAKSQLATADLTVTNAVNALSISYLTLAQLMDVPSATQYEVQAPLSNLVTPAASSGNAEEIYESSMKLFPDIKLAGLRAEAAKRGIEVAKGNYYPTLSFGAGLSTNWSSGRNQITRTNEVIGVSPVGVVEGSGAIVNTPIFRTLSEKYHFDDQIRDNFGQYVGLSLQIPIFNGFQARSTVRKAKINHLQSLAEEQLTKNNLNKVIYQAVADLKAAEGRLSATTNTFIAQKDAFHVIEQRYAVGLVNSLDFSTSQSNMNKAEVDMIQAKYDLIFRAKVIDYYLGKQIVF from the coding sequence ATGAGAAAGTTTACCAGTTTTAATGCGTTACCCAAGCTCAGCTTAGTTTTGTCATTAGCATTGATTACAGGTTCTGTGCAGCGCTCCAACGCACAAGAAGTGATTACCATTCAGGATGCGATTGATAAAACCTTGAACAATAACCTTCAGGTAAAACAATCTAAATTCAGTGAGAGTCTATCTGACGAAAATTTAAAACAATCTAAAAATGCGTTACTGCCTACTTTAAATAGTAACAGCAGTTACAATATTAACTTCGGACGTAGTGTGGATCCATCCACCAATGCCTTTAACAGCTCCAAATTCTCCTCCCTGAATGCTGGATTATCCGCAGGAGTGAATGTTTTTCAGGGCTTTCAGAAGGTCAATCAGATCAAGCAGAACATGCTGTTACTGAGTGCCGATAAGACCAATACCGAAAAAATTAAAAACGATCTTGTTCTACAAGTCGTAACCAGCTACTTGCAGATTCTTTACAATAAAGACCTGCTAAAAGCAGCGAAAGAACAACAGGCTGTGGCTAAATCACAATTGGATAGAGAACAGCAGCTGTTAGATGTAGGTAATAAAACGCTGGCAGATCTTTCTCAGGCAAAATCCCAGCTGGCAACCGCTGATCTGACAGTGACCAACGCAGTCAATGCATTGAGTATTTCTTACCTGACGCTGGCGCAATTGATGGACGTACCTTCTGCTACACAGTATGAAGTTCAGGCCCCATTGTCCAATCTTGTTACACCTGCCGCTTCCAGCGGTAATGCCGAGGAAATTTACGAGTCTTCTATGAAGCTGTTCCCGGATATCAAACTGGCGGGTTTGCGCGCTGAAGCAGCAAAAAGAGGCATTGAAGTAGCGAAAGGAAATTATTACCCTACTTTATCTTTTGGTGCAGGTTTAAGCACGAACTGGTCGAGTGGCAGAAACCAAATTACACGTACTAATGAAGTGATTGGTGTGTCACCAGTAGGAGTTGTAGAAGGTTCTGGTGCGATTGTAAATACCCCTATCTTTAGAACGCTTAGTGAGAAATATCATTTCGATGATCAGATTCGTGATAACTTTGGTCAATATGTAGGTCTTTCCCTGCAAATTCCAATCTTTAATGGCTTCCAGGCTAGATCAACGGTAAGAAAAGCAAAAATTAACCACCTGCAAAGCCTGGCTGAAGAACAGCTGACAAAAAACAATTTAAATAAAGTGATTTATCAGGCAGTTGCCGATTTAAAAGCTGCAGAAGGCCGTTTAAGCGCAACTACCAATACTTTTATCGCACAAAAAGATGCTTTCCACGTAATTGAGCAGCGTTATGCAGTTGGATTGGTTAATTCTTTAGATTTCAGTACTTCACAGTCCAACATGAATAAAGCAGAGGTCGACATGATACAGGCGAAATACGATTTAATATTCAGGGCTAAAGTAATTGATTACTACCTGGGCAAACAGATCGTTTTTTAA
- a CDS encoding DEAD/DEAH box helicase: MINPFKLLGISDDVVNAVKDLGFENPTPIQEQSIPVLLEGNNDFVGLAQTGTGKTAAFGLPLLELIDFKSNKPQALILCPTRELCLQITNDIKNFSKNISGASVVAVYGGANIMQQLREIRNGVQIVVATPGRMLDIIGRKAIDFTNVKYVVLDEADEMLNMGFQEDINDILSTTPDDKKTWLFSATMPPEVRRIAKNYMDSPVELTMGTKNTGNVNIEHEYYIVRARDKYAALKRIVDFNPEIFAVVFCKTKMDTQDVAEHLIKDGYNADALHGDLSQQQRDKVMQRFRERNMQLLIATDVAARGIDVQNVTHVVNYSLPDEIESYTHRSGRTGRAGKTGISICIVNSKELGKIRQIERIIGKPFTKATLPTGFDVCEKQLFALVHKVHNVEVNESQIEQYIPRIMDEFAELSKEEVIKRFASLEFNRFLEYYKNAPDLNSSADDRGERGERGERGERGPRNSEGYTRLFINLGSVDDFTRGDLLSFVCNNGKISGKSIGKIDLKGVYSFFEVEDATVESLFNNFKGVEFNNRGVRIEKTADGDGGGERRGGGERRGGFGGGGRREGGSYGGGRSGGGDRRSSGGGGRREGGSGGGGFRDFSGRSREDRGGNAGGAGRREGGSGAGSGDRRRRS; encoded by the coding sequence ATGATAAACCCATTTAAATTATTGGGGATAAGTGATGACGTTGTTAATGCTGTAAAGGATTTAGGTTTCGAAAATCCAACACCTATTCAGGAACAAAGTATTCCTGTACTGTTAGAGGGCAATAACGATTTTGTTGGTTTGGCCCAAACAGGAACAGGGAAAACAGCCGCATTTGGCTTGCCGCTGTTAGAATTGATAGACTTTAAAAGCAATAAGCCTCAGGCATTGATTTTATGCCCTACGAGAGAGCTTTGCTTGCAGATTACTAATGACATCAAGAATTTCTCAAAAAACATCTCTGGTGCTAGTGTAGTTGCCGTTTACGGTGGCGCTAACATTATGCAACAGTTGCGTGAGATTAGAAACGGTGTACAAATTGTTGTGGCTACACCTGGTCGTATGTTGGATATTATTGGCAGAAAAGCTATTGATTTCACGAATGTGAAATACGTAGTTTTAGATGAAGCTGATGAGATGCTGAACATGGGCTTCCAGGAAGACATTAACGACATTTTGTCTACCACTCCTGACGACAAAAAAACTTGGTTATTCTCCGCTACTATGCCTCCAGAGGTTAGAAGAATAGCGAAAAACTACATGGACTCTCCGGTAGAGTTAACCATGGGTACCAAAAACACTGGTAACGTAAATATTGAGCATGAGTACTATATTGTACGTGCTAGAGATAAATACGCTGCTTTAAAACGTATCGTAGATTTTAACCCAGAGATCTTTGCGGTAGTGTTCTGTAAAACCAAAATGGATACACAGGACGTTGCTGAGCACTTGATCAAAGACGGTTATAATGCAGATGCTTTACACGGAGATTTATCTCAGCAACAACGTGATAAAGTAATGCAGCGTTTCCGTGAGCGTAACATGCAATTGTTAATTGCTACTGATGTTGCGGCACGTGGTATTGACGTTCAGAACGTAACACACGTTGTGAATTATTCATTACCTGACGAAATTGAAAGTTATACCCACCGTTCTGGTCGTACTGGCCGTGCTGGTAAAACGGGTATTTCTATCTGTATCGTTAACTCTAAAGAACTTGGAAAAATCCGTCAGATTGAAAGAATCATTGGTAAACCATTTACCAAAGCTACTTTACCTACAGGTTTTGACGTTTGTGAGAAGCAATTATTTGCTTTGGTACACAAGGTTCACAATGTAGAAGTTAACGAATCTCAAATTGAGCAATACATCCCTAGAATTATGGATGAGTTTGCTGAATTGAGCAAAGAAGAAGTGATCAAACGTTTTGCATCTTTAGAGTTTAACCGCTTTTTAGAGTATTACAAAAACGCTCCTGATTTGAATTCTTCGGCTGATGATCGCGGTGAGAGAGGTGAACGTGGAGAGCGCGGTGAAAGAGGTCCAAGAAACAGTGAAGGTTACACACGTTTGTTTATCAACTTAGGTTCGGTAGATGACTTTACAAGAGGTGATTTATTATCTTTTGTTTGTAACAACGGTAAAATCAGTGGAAAAAGCATTGGCAAAATCGACTTAAAAGGTGTGTATTCATTCTTTGAAGTAGAAGATGCAACTGTAGAATCTTTATTCAATAATTTCAAGGGTGTTGAATTCAACAACCGTGGGGTTAGAATTGAGAAAACTGCTGATGGAGACGGTGGCGGCGAACGTCGTGGTGGCGGTGAGCGTCGTGGCGGATTCGGTGGCGGTGGCAGACGCGAAGGCGGAAGTTACGGTGGCGGAAGAAGCGGCGGTGGCGATAGAAGAAGCAGCGGTGGTGGCGGCAGACGCGAAGGCGGAAGCGGCGGCGGTGGTTTCAGAGATTTCTCTGGAAGAAGCCGTGAAGATCGTGGCGGAAACGCTGGTGGTGCAGGCAGACGCGAAGGCGGAAGCGGTGCTGGTAGCGGCGACAGAAGACGTAGATCTTAA